The following are encoded in a window of Stigmatopora nigra isolate UIUO_SnigA chromosome 23, RoL_Snig_1.1, whole genome shotgun sequence genomic DNA:
- the LOC144181077 gene encoding neuronal cell adhesion molecule-like isoform X4, with product MEDFTMGKNTKRSASPGVLLFIIFLSHMTSALEVPLDPKVLEGLPQPPTITLQTPKDHIFDPRESIVIHCEAKGKPHPNFSWTRNGSHFDVEQDSKVLMKPGSGTLVIDISGEKAEVYEGTYQCAAHNDHGTAVSNNMVIRQSRSPLWSKERLEAITVQKGVSLVLQCRPPAGLPPPVIFWMDNIFQRLPLDNRVSQALNGDLYFSNVLPEDNRNDYICYARFPYTQTIQQKQPISVTVLQTNPTGERRPGFMMPLGATSTKMVLRGETLELECIAEGLPTPEMSWQKDGGELPTSRVSFLNYKKTLKISDVSEADAGDYTCTATNHLGSAHHIIKVTVKAAPFWVSAPRNLILAPNETGILTCRVSGDPKPDISWFVNGVPVENAPKDHTRKVDADTVILSRVQTGSSAVYQCNASNEFGYLIANAFVSVLAEPPRVLTPPNQVYQVITNRPALLHCATFGSPIPIITWFKDSQISIKSQDPYVIHENGTLEINVAQSQNSGKYTCIATNNLGIKENHVFLEVKEPTRILKQPEYKVVQRGMSAVFECKVKHDPSLVPTMTWLKNNGELPDDERFEVDTDSLIIKDVTDEDEGTYTCIMNTTLDQDSARATLTVVEATPTPAIVYEIPDPPTDLELTDQTDRSVQLTWIPGDENNSPTQKFLIQYEDLLHQPSLWVNLTEVAGMSNKAQLDLSPYVYYSFRVLAKNKVGYSQPSQPSRQYRTNPAAPDENPSNVHGEGTEPGNLVISWTSLTGFQSNGPGLEYKVLWRQRDVDQDWSSKTVANESHFVVLGVPVYVPYEIKVQALNDYGNGPEADVVVGYSGEDLPLSAPDGILITVHNSTMAEVHWEPVSTNSVRGKLKGYKVYLHRERSLLETEEDLDQESQEQVLTFSGNRTQGHLPVLEPYSLYKMFIRVLNSKGEGPQSQQKQFETPEGVPGPPFLKFLNPSLDSLTLEWEPPIKKNGRLIGYTLKYLPVINNTETGPINVMDFLANETTVTLDNLNTSVLYRVYLSAKTVKGAGINVTREAATITETTHTRPTVEMGKGSTAPPPLPTSLVTPSAHPLLPKAPSVGPIFGIVNTSVSDEWALITWEYLGHHKNIYVEYTVENSKEDWKRESVNGSHSHILKGLKPGTSYRVRVVARDQGGSTLHTTNEEVVTVPAIPSRHVDIATQGWFIGLMCAIALIILVLLIVCFIKRNKGGKYPVKEKEEAHQDPEIQPMKEDDGTFGEYSDTEDHKPLKGSRTPSNGTVRRDESDDSLVDYGEGGDGQFNEDGSFIGQYSGKKEKDTHEGNESSEAPSPVNAMNSFV from the exons ATGGAGGACTTCACCATGGGCAAGAATACAAAGAGGTCTGCTAGCCCTGGAGTTTTACTTTTCATTATCTTCCTGAGTCACATGACATCTGCTCTGGAGGTTCCCCTTGATC CTAAAGTCCTGGAAGGAT TACCACAGCCTCCCACTATTACGCTACAAACCCCAAAGGATCATATTTTTGACCCAAGAGAGAGCATTGTCATCCACTGTGAAGCTAAGGGGAAACCTCATCCCAA CTTTTCTTGGACTAGgaatggcagccattttgatGTGGAGCAAGATTCAAAAGTTCTCATGAAACCCGGCTCAGGAACTTTGGTCATTGACATCAGTGGGGAAAAAGCCGAAGTTTACGAAGGGACGTACCAATGCGCGGCTCACAACGATCACGGCACGGCAGTTTCGAATAACATGGTCATCAGACAGTCCA GGTCTCCCTTGTGGTCGAAAGAAAGACTGGAGGCCATCACAGTACAGAAGGGGGTCTCACTGGTGCTTCAATGCCGCCCCCCGGCTGGTCTGCCTCCACCTGTCATATTTTGGATGGATAACA TTTTCCAGAGATTACCACTGGACAATCGAGTCTCCCAAGCCCTCAATGGGGACTTGTACTTTTCCAATGTCCTCCCAGAAGACAACCGAAATGACTACATCTGCTATGCTCGCTTCCCATATACTCAAACCATCCAACAGAAGCAGCCTATCTCAGTCACAGTTCTCCAAA CAAACCCGACGGGGGAGCGGCGTCCCGGTTTCATGATGCCTCTGGGCGCTACCAGCACCAAGATGGTCCTCCGTGGGGAGACTCTTGAGCTTGAATGTATTGCCGAAGGATT GCCCACTCCAGAGATGTCTTGGCAAAAAGACGGCGGTGAACTCCCGACTAGTCGAGTTTCCTTTCTCAACTACAAGAAAACTTTGAAGATTTCGGACGTAAGTGAAGCCGATGCTGGCGACTACACCTGCACCGCCACCAATCACCTTGGCTCAGCCCACCACATCATTAAAGTCACCGTTAAAG CTGCTCCATTCTGGGTCAGTGCTCCCAGAAACCTGATTCTCGCCCCAAATGAGACCGGAATCCTCACTTGTAGGGTCAGTGGAGACCCTAAGCCAGATATAAGTTGGTTTGTCAATGGAGTTCCTGTAGAAA ACGCTCCCAAAGACCACACCCGCAAGGTGGATGCCGATACGGTGATTCTTAGCCGTGTACAAACTGGTTCCAGTGCAGTCTACCAATGTAACGCATCCAATGAATTTGGCTACCTGATTGCCAATGCCTTTGTTAGTGTACTCG CTGAACCCCCAAGAGTTCTAACTCCCCCAAACCAAGTGTACCAGGTCATCACCAACAGGCCTGCTTTGCTACATTGTGCAACTTTTGGTTCGCCGATACCAATCATCACATG GTTTAAAGATAGTCAAATCAGCATCAAAAGTCAAGACCCCTATGTGATCCACGAGAATGGCACTCTAGAGATCAATGTGGCACAGTCGCAAAACAGCGGCAAGTACACATGCATTGCCACCAACAACCTTGGTATCAAAGAGAACCATGTCTTCCTGGAGGTGAAAGAGCCCACACGTATCCTGAAGCAACCTGAATACAAGGTGGTCCAGCGGGGCATGAGTGCAGTGTTTGAGTGCAAAGTCAAACACGACCCATCTCTGGTCCCGACAATGACCTGGCTAAAAAACAACGGCGAGCTACCTGATGATGAAAG GTTTGAGGTGGACACAGACAGTCTAATCATCAAAGATGTCACCGATGAAGATGAAGGCACTTACACGTGTATCATGAACACAACCCTGGATCAGGACTCTGCTAGGGCTACACTAACTGTCGTCG AGGCTACTCCTACTCCAGCTATTGTCTACG AGATACCTGACCCACCCACTGATTTGGAACTGACTGACCAGACTGACCGTAGTGTGCAGCTCACTTGGATTCCCGGAGATGAAAACAACAGTCCTACACaaa AGTTCTTGATCCAGTATGAAGATTTGCTACACCAGCCCAGCCTCTGGGTCAATCTGACAGAAGTTGCTGGTATGAGCAACAAGGCGCAACTGGATCTCTCACCCTATGTTTACTACTCCTTCCGAGTTCTAGCGAAGAATAAAGTGGGCTACAGCCAACCTAGTCAACCATCGCGGCAGTACAGAACCAATCCAGCAG CCCCTGATGAGAATCCATCAAATGTTCATGGAGAAGGAACAGAACCTGGCAACCTGGTCATCTCCTGGACA TCGCTCACAGGATTCCAATCCAATGGGCCCGGCCTGGAGTACAAGGTGCTGTGGAGACAGAGGGACGTAGATCAAGATTGGTCCTCCAAGACAGTCGCCAACGAGTCCCATTTTGTAGTATTGGGGGTTCCTGTCTATGTTCCCTATGAGATCAAAGTTCAAGCACTCAACGACTACGGAAACGGCCCAGAGGCTGATGTTGTCGTTGGATATTCGGGGGAAGACT TACCTCTATCTGCCCCTGATGGCATCCTGATTACGGTTCACAACAGCACCATGGCAGAAGTGCATTGGGAGCCAGTGTCCACCAACTCAGTCCGTGGGAAACTAAAGGGCTATAAG GTGTACTTACATCGTGAGCGGAGCTTGCTTGAGACTGAGGAAGACCTGGATCAAGAGTCGCAGGAACAGGTTCTGACTTTCAGTGGAAACCGGACACAGGGGCATCTGCCTGTCCTCGAGCCGTACAGTCTTTACAAGATGTTTATCAGGGTCCTAAACAGCAAAGGAGAAGGTCCTCAGAGTCAACAAAAGCAATTTGAGACACCTGAGGGAG TTCCAGGACCACCTTTTCTAAAGTTCCTAAATCCCAGCTTGGACTCTCTGACTCTGGAATGGGAGCCCCCAATCAAGAAAAACGGACGCCTAATAGGATATACACTAAAATACCTGCCAG TCATTAATAACACTGAAACGGGGCCAATCAATGTGATGGATTTTCTGGCGAATGAGACCACCGTGACGTTGGACAACCTGAACACAAGCGTCCTCTACAGGGTGTATCTGAGTGCAAAGACAGTCAAAGGCGCTGGCATTAACGTCACTAGAGAGGCAGCCACCATTACGGAAACAA CTCATACTCGTCCTACTGTCGAGATGGGCAAAG GCTCCACAGCGCCCCCTCCTCTCCCAACTTCCCTTGTCACTCCGTCTGCGCACCCCCTGCTTCCAAAGG cACCTTCTGTGGGCCCCATATTTGGCATAGTGAACACATCAGTCTCGGACGAATGGGCTCTAATCACTTGGGAATACTTGGGCCACCATAAGAACATTTATGTGGAATACACAGTAGAAAACA GTAAAGAGGACTGGAAAAGGGAGTCGGTAAATGGCTCTCACTCGCATATTTTAAAAGGGTTAAAGCCAGGGACATCCTATAGGGTACGTGTGGTAGCGCGGGACCAAGGCGGGTCCACACTACACACCACGAACGAAGAGGTGGTAACAGTGCCAG CTATACCCAGTCGCCATGTGGACATCGCCACCCAAGGCTGGTTCATCGGACTAATGTGCGCCATCGCCCTAATCATCCTGGTGCTTCTCATCGTTTGCTTCATCAAGAGGAACAAGGGTGGGAAATATCCAG tgaaagaaaaagaagaagcccACCAAGACCCAGAAATCCAACCAATGAAGGAGGACGATGGCACATTTGGAGAATACAG CGACACTGAGGATCACAAGCCACTCAAGGGAAGCCGGACGCCATCTAACGGTACCGTGCGTCGTGACGAGAGCGACGACAGCCTGGTGGACTACGGAGAAGGCGGCGACGGCCAGTTCAACGAGGACGGCTCCTTTATTGGCCAGTACAGCGGAAAGAAGGAAAAAGACACACACGAGGGCAACGAGAGCTCTGAAGCGCCCTCGCCCGTCAACGCCATGAACTCTTTCGTCTAG
- the LOC144181077 gene encoding neuronal cell adhesion molecule-like isoform X6 yields MEDFTMGKNTKRSASPGVLLFIIFLSHMTSALEVPLDLPQPPTITLQTPKDHIFDPRESIVIHCEAKGKPHPNFSWTRNGSHFDVEQDSKVLMKPGSGTLVIDISGEKAEVYEGTYQCAAHNDHGTAVSNNMVIRQSRSPLWSKERLEAITVQKGVSLVLQCRPPAGLPPPVIFWMDNIFQRLPLDNRVSQALNGDLYFSNVLPEDNRNDYICYARFPYTQTIQQKQPISVTVLQTNPTGERRPGFMMPLGATSTKMVLRGETLELECIAEGLPTPEMSWQKDGGELPTSRVSFLNYKKTLKISDVSEADAGDYTCTATNHLGSAHHIIKVTVKAAPFWVSAPRNLILAPNETGILTCRVSGDPKPDISWFVNGVPVENAPKDHTRKVDADTVILSRVQTGSSAVYQCNASNEFGYLIANAFVSVLAEPPRVLTPPNQVYQVITNRPALLHCATFGSPIPIITWFKDSQISIKSQDPYVIHENGTLEINVAQSQNSGKYTCIATNNLGIKENHVFLEVKEPTRILKQPEYKVVQRGMSAVFECKVKHDPSLVPTMTWLKNNGELPDDERFEVDTDSLIIKDVTDEDEGTYTCIMNTTLDQDSARATLTVVEATPTPAIVYEIPDPPTDLELTDQTDRSVQLTWIPGDENNSPTQKFLIQYEDLLHQPSLWVNLTEVAGMSNKAQLDLSPYVYYSFRVLAKNKVGYSQPSQPSRQYRTNPAAPDENPSNVHGEGTEPGNLVISWTSLTGFQSNGPGLEYKVLWRQRDVDQDWSSKTVANESHFVVLGVPVYVPYEIKVQALNDYGNGPEADVVVGYSGEDLPLSAPDGILITVHNSTMAEVHWEPVSTNSVRGKLKGYKVYLHRERSLLETEEDLDQESQEQVLTFSGNRTQGHLPVLEPYSLYKMFIRVLNSKGEGPQSQQKQFETPEGVPGPPFLKFLNPSLDSLTLEWEPPIKKNGRLIGYTLKYLPVINNTETGPINVMDFLANETTVTLDNLNTSVLYRVYLSAKTVKGAGINVTREAATITETTHTRPTVEMGKGSTAPPPLPTSLVTPSAHPLLPKAPSVGPIFGIVNTSVSDEWALITWEYLGHHKNIYVEYTVENSKEDWKRESVNGSHSHILKGLKPGTSYRVRVVARDQGGSTLHTTNEEVVTVPAIPSRHVDIATQGWFIGLMCAIALIILVLLIVCFIKRNKGGKYPVKEKEEAHQDPEIQPMKEDDGTFGEYSDTEDHKPLKGSRTPSNGTVRRDESDDSLVDYGEGGDGQFNEDGSFIGQYSGKKEKDTHEGNESSEAPSPVNAMNSFV; encoded by the exons ATGGAGGACTTCACCATGGGCAAGAATACAAAGAGGTCTGCTAGCCCTGGAGTTTTACTTTTCATTATCTTCCTGAGTCACATGACATCTGCTCTGGAGGTTCCCCTTGATC TACCACAGCCTCCCACTATTACGCTACAAACCCCAAAGGATCATATTTTTGACCCAAGAGAGAGCATTGTCATCCACTGTGAAGCTAAGGGGAAACCTCATCCCAA CTTTTCTTGGACTAGgaatggcagccattttgatGTGGAGCAAGATTCAAAAGTTCTCATGAAACCCGGCTCAGGAACTTTGGTCATTGACATCAGTGGGGAAAAAGCCGAAGTTTACGAAGGGACGTACCAATGCGCGGCTCACAACGATCACGGCACGGCAGTTTCGAATAACATGGTCATCAGACAGTCCA GGTCTCCCTTGTGGTCGAAAGAAAGACTGGAGGCCATCACAGTACAGAAGGGGGTCTCACTGGTGCTTCAATGCCGCCCCCCGGCTGGTCTGCCTCCACCTGTCATATTTTGGATGGATAACA TTTTCCAGAGATTACCACTGGACAATCGAGTCTCCCAAGCCCTCAATGGGGACTTGTACTTTTCCAATGTCCTCCCAGAAGACAACCGAAATGACTACATCTGCTATGCTCGCTTCCCATATACTCAAACCATCCAACAGAAGCAGCCTATCTCAGTCACAGTTCTCCAAA CAAACCCGACGGGGGAGCGGCGTCCCGGTTTCATGATGCCTCTGGGCGCTACCAGCACCAAGATGGTCCTCCGTGGGGAGACTCTTGAGCTTGAATGTATTGCCGAAGGATT GCCCACTCCAGAGATGTCTTGGCAAAAAGACGGCGGTGAACTCCCGACTAGTCGAGTTTCCTTTCTCAACTACAAGAAAACTTTGAAGATTTCGGACGTAAGTGAAGCCGATGCTGGCGACTACACCTGCACCGCCACCAATCACCTTGGCTCAGCCCACCACATCATTAAAGTCACCGTTAAAG CTGCTCCATTCTGGGTCAGTGCTCCCAGAAACCTGATTCTCGCCCCAAATGAGACCGGAATCCTCACTTGTAGGGTCAGTGGAGACCCTAAGCCAGATATAAGTTGGTTTGTCAATGGAGTTCCTGTAGAAA ACGCTCCCAAAGACCACACCCGCAAGGTGGATGCCGATACGGTGATTCTTAGCCGTGTACAAACTGGTTCCAGTGCAGTCTACCAATGTAACGCATCCAATGAATTTGGCTACCTGATTGCCAATGCCTTTGTTAGTGTACTCG CTGAACCCCCAAGAGTTCTAACTCCCCCAAACCAAGTGTACCAGGTCATCACCAACAGGCCTGCTTTGCTACATTGTGCAACTTTTGGTTCGCCGATACCAATCATCACATG GTTTAAAGATAGTCAAATCAGCATCAAAAGTCAAGACCCCTATGTGATCCACGAGAATGGCACTCTAGAGATCAATGTGGCACAGTCGCAAAACAGCGGCAAGTACACATGCATTGCCACCAACAACCTTGGTATCAAAGAGAACCATGTCTTCCTGGAGGTGAAAGAGCCCACACGTATCCTGAAGCAACCTGAATACAAGGTGGTCCAGCGGGGCATGAGTGCAGTGTTTGAGTGCAAAGTCAAACACGACCCATCTCTGGTCCCGACAATGACCTGGCTAAAAAACAACGGCGAGCTACCTGATGATGAAAG GTTTGAGGTGGACACAGACAGTCTAATCATCAAAGATGTCACCGATGAAGATGAAGGCACTTACACGTGTATCATGAACACAACCCTGGATCAGGACTCTGCTAGGGCTACACTAACTGTCGTCG AGGCTACTCCTACTCCAGCTATTGTCTACG AGATACCTGACCCACCCACTGATTTGGAACTGACTGACCAGACTGACCGTAGTGTGCAGCTCACTTGGATTCCCGGAGATGAAAACAACAGTCCTACACaaa AGTTCTTGATCCAGTATGAAGATTTGCTACACCAGCCCAGCCTCTGGGTCAATCTGACAGAAGTTGCTGGTATGAGCAACAAGGCGCAACTGGATCTCTCACCCTATGTTTACTACTCCTTCCGAGTTCTAGCGAAGAATAAAGTGGGCTACAGCCAACCTAGTCAACCATCGCGGCAGTACAGAACCAATCCAGCAG CCCCTGATGAGAATCCATCAAATGTTCATGGAGAAGGAACAGAACCTGGCAACCTGGTCATCTCCTGGACA TCGCTCACAGGATTCCAATCCAATGGGCCCGGCCTGGAGTACAAGGTGCTGTGGAGACAGAGGGACGTAGATCAAGATTGGTCCTCCAAGACAGTCGCCAACGAGTCCCATTTTGTAGTATTGGGGGTTCCTGTCTATGTTCCCTATGAGATCAAAGTTCAAGCACTCAACGACTACGGAAACGGCCCAGAGGCTGATGTTGTCGTTGGATATTCGGGGGAAGACT TACCTCTATCTGCCCCTGATGGCATCCTGATTACGGTTCACAACAGCACCATGGCAGAAGTGCATTGGGAGCCAGTGTCCACCAACTCAGTCCGTGGGAAACTAAAGGGCTATAAG GTGTACTTACATCGTGAGCGGAGCTTGCTTGAGACTGAGGAAGACCTGGATCAAGAGTCGCAGGAACAGGTTCTGACTTTCAGTGGAAACCGGACACAGGGGCATCTGCCTGTCCTCGAGCCGTACAGTCTTTACAAGATGTTTATCAGGGTCCTAAACAGCAAAGGAGAAGGTCCTCAGAGTCAACAAAAGCAATTTGAGACACCTGAGGGAG TTCCAGGACCACCTTTTCTAAAGTTCCTAAATCCCAGCTTGGACTCTCTGACTCTGGAATGGGAGCCCCCAATCAAGAAAAACGGACGCCTAATAGGATATACACTAAAATACCTGCCAG TCATTAATAACACTGAAACGGGGCCAATCAATGTGATGGATTTTCTGGCGAATGAGACCACCGTGACGTTGGACAACCTGAACACAAGCGTCCTCTACAGGGTGTATCTGAGTGCAAAGACAGTCAAAGGCGCTGGCATTAACGTCACTAGAGAGGCAGCCACCATTACGGAAACAA CTCATACTCGTCCTACTGTCGAGATGGGCAAAG GCTCCACAGCGCCCCCTCCTCTCCCAACTTCCCTTGTCACTCCGTCTGCGCACCCCCTGCTTCCAAAGG cACCTTCTGTGGGCCCCATATTTGGCATAGTGAACACATCAGTCTCGGACGAATGGGCTCTAATCACTTGGGAATACTTGGGCCACCATAAGAACATTTATGTGGAATACACAGTAGAAAACA GTAAAGAGGACTGGAAAAGGGAGTCGGTAAATGGCTCTCACTCGCATATTTTAAAAGGGTTAAAGCCAGGGACATCCTATAGGGTACGTGTGGTAGCGCGGGACCAAGGCGGGTCCACACTACACACCACGAACGAAGAGGTGGTAACAGTGCCAG CTATACCCAGTCGCCATGTGGACATCGCCACCCAAGGCTGGTTCATCGGACTAATGTGCGCCATCGCCCTAATCATCCTGGTGCTTCTCATCGTTTGCTTCATCAAGAGGAACAAGGGTGGGAAATATCCAG tgaaagaaaaagaagaagcccACCAAGACCCAGAAATCCAACCAATGAAGGAGGACGATGGCACATTTGGAGAATACAG CGACACTGAGGATCACAAGCCACTCAAGGGAAGCCGGACGCCATCTAACGGTACCGTGCGTCGTGACGAGAGCGACGACAGCCTGGTGGACTACGGAGAAGGCGGCGACGGCCAGTTCAACGAGGACGGCTCCTTTATTGGCCAGTACAGCGGAAAGAAGGAAAAAGACACACACGAGGGCAACGAGAGCTCTGAAGCGCCCTCGCCCGTCAACGCCATGAACTCTTTCGTCTAG